Proteins encoded in a region of the Zea mays cultivar B73 chromosome 2, Zm-B73-REFERENCE-NAM-5.0, whole genome shotgun sequence genome:
- the LOC103645774 gene encoding protein MAIN-LIKE 1-like, producing MSVASAVDLVIIHALVVGRSARIAQFHLLDPFYDESHRGRLLSEGQDLATLRSRTHNGFLDMVFDERYTNYLSRAGLDVISYQLRRGLPTIDSAAITALVDRWRPETHSFHLPFGEMTVTLEDTQKILGLDVTGRAVTGQCDSEGWRARVEAFLGRE from the exons ATGAGTGTGGCAAGTGCGGTAGACTTGGTCATAATTCACGCACTTGTCGTTGGCAGATCAGCGAG GATAGCACAGTTCCACCTCCTCGACCCGTTCTACGACGAGAGCCACCGGGGGCGCCTTCTGTCGGAAGGCCAG GACCTAGCAACGCTTCGTTCTAGGACACACAATGGGTTCCTAGACATGGTGTTCGATGAGAGGTACACTAATTACCTCAGTCGAGCAGGTCTAGATGTAATATCGTACCAGTTACGCCGTGGGTTGCCTACTATTGACTCGGCAGCCATTACTGCACTTGTGGACAG GTGGCGGCCCGAGACACATAGTTTTCATCTTCCTTTTGGTGAGATGACAGTCACATTAGAGGATACACAGAAGATACTTGGACTCGATGTTACTGGCAGAGCAGTTACAGGCCAATGTGATTCTGAAGGTTGGAGGGCTAGAGTTGAGGCCTTTCTTGGTAGAGAgtga